The sequence GGGTTCACCACCGCCAAAGCACAAACAACACATCCATCTTGTATCGAGGCCGAAGGACTAATCACTGCAGCGGGATGGCAAATTGAAACAATATGGGCACCCTTTTCTTTTAGTTTATTGAACCACTCAAGTCGAGCCTTATTACACCCAATAGCGACAAAAATCCCATCATATGTACTGTGGCTATCTAATAAATCACTAAAATTACCAACAATTTTCCAATCACCGCTCTGCTCTCTGCAAGGATAGCTATCATCAAAAAAAAAGATATGCTCCCAATCCCCTGTGGCTCTTGCAGCATCAGCCACCACCTTCCCATGCCCACCTGCACCCAAAATTGCTAGAGACTTACTCATTGCCTGTAAATTTTTCCATAGTTACTTCGCTCGAGGAGGATATGCCATCCCTCGTAACAACTTTTTTTATAGTCAAAAAAAGAATTTTTACATCCAACCAAAATGATCTGTTATCAACATACCAAACATCCAGCTTAAATTTTTGCTCCCATGAAATAGCATTTCGACCATTTACCTGAGCCCACCCTGTAATACCGGGTTTCACTTCATGCCGACGTCTTTGCTCATCATCATATAACAGCAAATATTCTGGCAACAACGGCCTCGGACCCACTAAACTCATTTCACCCTTTAACACGTTCCATAACCCCGGCAATTCATCAAGGCTGGCAGAGCGAACAATCGAACCAACCAAACCCAAACGCTCGAAGTCGGGTAATGGTAGGCCGTCCTCATCGACGAGATTCTTCATAGTTCTATATTTATAAATGACAAAGCTTTCATTATGCAAACCAAGTCTAGTCTGCCGAAAAATGACAGGGGAACCCAAATTCAGTAAAAGAACAAGATATACAATAAGGAATATTGGCGCTAACAAAATCAGCAATAAGATCGTAATGACAATTTCAAAACTTCTCGACATCAACACCTCTCATCAATGTACCAGTAATCTTCAACGTCCTACTGATAATTACTCTGCTTATTTAAAGAAACACTTTTTAAAAATACATCAGAAGAGCCAAAATGCTCTACTGCTATTCGGATGCTCTTCGTCGCTGAATATATCCTTAATCGCTTACTGAATTTTCTTGCGAATTCCTCCCCTTGAAGATCAAGCACAAATTCATCAAACCTATAAACACCTACACCATCTTTCTCATTAAGCAGCAACTGACCTGAGAGGTCATACTCAAGCATATAAATACGGATAAGGCCTTTACCCTCTAAATCAATATTTAATTGATATTCGCCTTCATCAACAGGAGTGAACGTTGAAATTAAGCCATCCAGCGCAGTTTCTCCCAAACCCGAATAAAGTATTTTAGATGTATCTCTGTGAAAGAAGCCAAAAGGTGGCTGCGAACGAGAAACCTCTGCTTTCAAAAAAGGTTCTGCTCCAACACCCAGCCCCGATAATCCTTTTCGTCCACCAAGTATGGTCCTGGTGACTTGTGTCCAGGGAGTTTTGCCTGGAGTCAAGTCTATCGAAGATTCGAATCTTCTAGGTTTCATGGGTTCATTTCTAAGACGATATATCTGATTCCCCTGATCTGAATAAAGAAGCTCGGTATACTCTACACTGCCCAAGATATCTTTAAGAATGGAATTATATTGAACAGGAAGAGAGTAATTACTAACTTGTATATATTCCACATTCAAACGCCTTAGCATCCCAAAAGCTTGATCCGAAGAAGAGGTTCTATAAAAGACCTCTAACTTCGGGTCCAAGTAACTCAACATTGTGTTTTTGGAATAAAACATATCCGCGGGCCGCAGAGACAAGACCAGTGCATCTGGTAACGTATTCGTATTCAGCCATTTAATGGCTCGAAGATTCGCCCAGTAGTCTAACTTACGCCCCATTCCTACAGGCGCGTTAAGAGGCGGCAATTCCGCAAATCCCGCTTCATTCAATAGCTTCTGTGTTTTTTCGGTGACATAGACCGGAAGGGTTTGGGATATTCCTTGATAACTCCTCCACCGGTACACACCTGCAACCAAAATCCACTGAAGAAAAGCAACTAAAAATATAGCCATCAGACATAACTTAAAGACAGTAGTGCTGAAAGGCTGCATTTGGTTGTTTCGCTGATCATCGGCAAAAAAGAAAATAATCTTTTCCAACGCAAAACCAGCAAAAATGGCAACAGCAGGCATAATGAAGAGAAGGTAACGCTCATTCTTTATAAGCAGATCTATGCCTAACAGCGTTGAGGCTACTACCCCCATCAGATAGCAGAGTACAGCCATAAAGCTAACCCAAATGACTGACTGATGCCTCCGAATATCAATGCTGTCAATATACGATATCGTTATATCTCGAGTACAAGACCAGTGTTTTAGGTAAAGAAAAACCCCAAAAGTCATTAACCAAAAACCTAAGGCAAAGGCCTCAAAGCTAAACCACCCTTTAAACCATCCATATTGGACAATTGCTGGCCACGTGTTTAGCCCCCTAGCTGTGCTAAAGTATCCTCTCCAATCTAACTCTGTAATAGCAAATATTACCGGGTTGTCACTAACAGGAACCCCGAAAATAGTGTAATTTCTTAAATACCACCATCCACCAACAAATAATGTCGATATAAAGCAGATCAATGCCCGTTGTAAGCTAACCAGCATGACGCGATCACTTCTCCTATCAAAAACACTGACCAAAAAGACTAGGAAAACAGATATGGGCACAAGTAGTATCGCTTCTGAATGGGTCCATAGGGCCAACCCCACAACAACCCCAATCAGCGGGTAATACAGATATGCAGAACGATTGAGTCCAGCAACAGAGGCCATAGCTAGACTAAAACCAGCGATAGGAAATACATCAATAAGAGAGCTATCAGCTCCTAAAAAATACAGTGGTGTAGAAATCAGGATAACCGCTGAAAGCAAACCAACAAGCCTTGAAATAGAGCAGCCCAAACAGTACACAAGATAGAGTGTTGAGAGACATATCCATGGCGAAATCAATCGCATTAAACCAGGCTCACCTACTGAACTCTCTATGCAATTCATCAGAAAAATTAGTGCCACATAAAGAGGTGGATGAGTCCAAGGGCCGTAGAAACCCGACTTATACTGATCAGAATGAACTGCCGGGTAATGTTCTAGGGTATTAGAATCAAACAGGATTCGACCTACAATGCCATATTCCAAAGAATCGTTTTGCACTAATGGCAGAGAAACACTGTTTATAAATAATGCTATGCACCAAATCACGAGTAAACCCAGTGCAAGCAGCTCCACCCAATCTAAGGCTAACCCTTTCTTCGACAGAGAGACAATTCTAAACCTGCGACGCAAAAACAGAAATAACAGCGCATAGATAGACAGCAGCCAATAACATAATGTTAAACGTGTTGCCCCCTTCACTCCATCCTCATTAATTCCGTAACCAATCCAAAGGTAAATAACAACCAACAACCCCAAAACTATTGGAGCCAAAACCAGGCCAAAGCCAAAAGGAACATTTGCACGGATGGCTTCCCTTCCCCAAGGGAGCAAAGAAGACAGCCTAACCCCTACTGCAGAAGACAATGTTACAAATAGTAGGACCCAACCCCAAGCATCAAGGCTAATATTAATCATTTACAGTTCCGGCTTGCTGTGACAAAAAAGCGAGCGCCCAAACAGATGACTGAAGCTCCCACGGAGAGCTTATTCTTGAATATCGAAGAGCGACATCTTTTTTCATGAATAAAGGCACCCCGCTACGAGACAACTCAAAAGCAACAAATGGATATACTCGACCATGTTTTAACAGTGATAATGCTGAAGATTCAAGTTTCACTTTTGTTGCATCATTATCAAATCGTTTTGCCTGCAAAGAAGCCATAACATCTATTGAGCGAAAAGATATCCACGCTTTTAAGTAATCACCGCTAAATTCAGGTTTGTTAATGGATATTCGGTTTTCTGCAGACCAACCCTCTCGCGCCACCCCCCACCAGTAATCCCAAATACCAGACCTTGGTAATTCGCCTTGGAAAGACTGCCTCTCAAGAAAGTAATTTATAATTTCCTTTGCATGACTACAGTTTGGAGTTTT is a genomic window of Pseudomonadales bacterium containing:
- a CDS encoding acetyltransferase, with translation MSKSLAILGAGGHGKVVADAARATGDWEHIFFFDDSYPCREQSGDWKIVGNFSDLLDSHSTYDGIFVAIGCNKARLEWFNKLKEKGAHIVSICHPAAVISPSASIQDGCVVCALAVVNPDAIIGYACIINTGAIVEHDCVLNEGVHLSPNATLAGAAKVGSCSWIGVGAVTKQQIDIGSNAIVGAGAVVIDSVPDNVVVAGVPAKTVQTLC
- a CDS encoding sugar transferase, whose amino-acid sequence is MSRSFEIVITILLLILLAPIFLIVYLVLLLNLGSPVIFRQTRLGLHNESFVIYKYRTMKNLVDEDGLPLPDFERLGLVGSIVRSASLDELPGLWNVLKGEMSLVGPRPLLPEYLLLYDDEQRRRHEVKPGITGWAQVNGRNAISWEQKFKLDVWYVDNRSFWLDVKILFLTIKKVVTRDGISSSSEVTMEKFTGNE